One window from the genome of Carassius carassius chromosome 15, fCarCar2.1, whole genome shotgun sequence encodes:
- the LOC132158994 gene encoding neuronal pentraxin-1-like, with protein MLPASSRKSEQLFSFFCAICLSVCAGTGMPGSDYTPHPRFICSPIPADADPGCFPTAGGPSGPESGHQGGPGGSSSGWWGMSEEAKAMILHLRESLVQQKETILDQRETIRELSAKLNLCKGLSPTSAHLAHHTHHTYPSAPDNGHLGLELGHYGDGVGGHHAGEGALSEKHVMGEIPSPSSTPEQMNKMLQSLKQRLDNLQMRNTSGSHSSSLKDLLQRKISALEQQMQHHADDREHDSHDDHSDSHDESHHSDPHDNNNHQDNEVSEHGLQGLGEAQGGAHSKLDAVLSQLQHRLADTGSRRISRPMEAFQMGFPMRTNYMYGRLKSTLLHEIFSFTLCLWMKAGVDPGLGTPFSYSVPGQANELVLIEWGNNPMELLVDDTAVSLALSVSDGKWHHVCVTWSARDGLWEAYQDGVKRGSGENLSPWHPIKPGGVFILGQEQDTLGGRFDATQAFVGEISDVQMWSHVLTPHDIYSLASCGGHMTGDIIAWAESEVELHGGVTKYPFDPCH; from the exons ATGCTTCCAGCAAGCTCAAGAAAGAGCGAGCAGCTTTTCTCCTTCTTCTGTGCCATCTGTCTTTCCGTATGTGCTGGGACAGGAATGCCGGGTTCAGACTACACCCCTCATCCTCGCTTCATCTGCAGCCCTATTCCTGCGGATGCTGATCCCGGGTGTTTCCCCACAGCAGGCGGCCCCAGCGGCCCCGAATCCGGACACCAGGGCGGTCCTGGCGGGAGCAGCAGCGGCTGGTGGGGAATGTCCGAGGAGGCCAAAGCAATGATCCTACACCTGCGGGAGAGTTTGGTGCAGCAGAAGGAAACCATCCTGGACCAGAGGGAGACCATCCGAGAGCTCTCCGCCAAACTGAACCTGTGCAAAGGCTTGAGCCCCACATCCGCACACCTGGCCCATCACACCCACCACACCTACCCCTCAGCACCCGACAACGGACACCTCGGGCTGGAGCTGGGACACTATGGAGACGGGGTCGGAGGGCATCACGCTGGGGAAGGTGCTCTGAGCGAGAAGCACGTGATGGGGGAGATTCCTTCACCCTCATCCACACCGGAGCAGATGAACAAGATGCTGCAGAGCCTCAAGCAGCGGCTGGACAACCTGCAG ATGAGAAACACCTCCGGCAGCCACTCCAGCTCCTTGAAGGACCTCCTGCAGAGGAAGATAAGCGCTCTGGAGCAACAGATGCAGCACCATGCAGATGACAGAGAGCATGACAGCCATGACGACCACAGTGATTCACACGATGAGAGTCACCACAGTGATCCACATGACAACAACAACCACCAGGACAACGAGGTGTCCGAGCATGGCCTGCAGGGTCTCGGAGAAGCACAGGGAGGAGCACACAGTAAACTGGACGCGGTCCTCAGTCAGCTGCAGCACAGGCTCGCTGACACGG GTTCTAGAAGGATCAGCAGACCCATGGAAGCTTTCCAGATGGGCTTCCCCATGAGGACCAACTACATGTACGGCCGTTTGAAGAGCACGCTGCTGCACGAGATCTTCTCCTTCACATTGTGTCTGTGGATGAAGGCTGGCGTCGACCCGGGGCTCGGGACTCCCTTCTCTTACTCTGTGCCCGGACAGGCCAACGAGCTGGTACTCATCGAGTGGGGAAACAACCCCATGGAGCTGCTGGTCGATGACACA gcAGTGTCTTTGGCGCTCTCGGTGAGTGATGGTAAATGGCACCACGTGTGTGTGACGTGGTCGGCGCGGGACGGACTGTGGGAGGCCTATCAGGACGGAGTGAAGAGAGGCTCAGGGGAAAACCTCTCGCCCTGGCATCCCATCAAACCTGGAGGAGTCTTCATACTGGGACAGGAACAG GACACACTGGGGGGGCGCTTCGATGCCACGCAGGCGTTCGTTGGTGAGATCTCAGACGTTCAGATGTGGTCTCACGTTCTCACGCCGCACGACATCTACAGCCTGGCATCATGTGGAGGTCACATGACCGGTGACATCATCGCCTGGGCGGAGTCAGAAGTGGAGCTGCACGGCGGGGTCACCAAATACCCCTTTGACCCCTGCCATTAA